The DNA window GTTCTTCGGGTGTGTAACCCAGCATCCGCCCAAATGCCTTATTTCCCAGTACGATCACCCCATCAATACCGGTGATAACGAAGCCCAGTGAAGCATTGTCGAACGCTGCTTCAAAGCGCGTCTGAGCTTCAGTACGTACCTGTTTCACCCGCCGGTCCCGCGTGACATCGCGCAGGATACCACTAATCCGATACAGCCGCTGCTCGTCGTCGACATAGCCACGGCCGTTACAACTTAGCCAGCATATTTCCTGACTATGGGGGTTAACTGTACGAAATGTAAAGTTGTAGCTTGCCTCTTTCCGGGAATCGAACGCCCGACGGCTGGTGTCGTGTATCAGCCCAACATCATCTGCATGAACATGGGCCAGCACCTGATCGTAAGCGACGGTTTCACCGGCACCAAAATGAAGCAGTTTCTGGCATAATTCGTCCCAGTAAATCTGTCCTTCGAGAGGTTCGACGCTCCAGGTTCCAATATTGGCGGCTTCGAGTGAAAGACGTGTTTGTTCGTTGTTAATAACAACGTTTTGATTGAAGGGCTTGTGCTCTTCATTCATATACGGTAGCGACTGATGAGTACAAATTGCGCTGTAGCCGGCGATACGTGCGTTGCCTTTTGCTGTAAACCGGCAAATACTGGCAAGCAAAAGTATAGTAGGACACCCAGCTACTTAGAACGGTGGTTAAAGACCAAATATAAAACAAAAGGTAATTTTTTGAAACAGATATCGGTTACAAACTGATCGGACAGCGAAGCCTGTATTTCGTCAGCTTTGTAGATAGCACGTCAGTCAGTGGCGATAGTGACTACACCTGCGGAGAGAACGGTAAGGTGACGCAAACGCTCGGGCAAACAAAAAAGCCAAGCGAGACACTCCCCTGGCTTTCTGATTTACTCAACGTTATGAAAAACTTTTCTTTTCGACACAATGATAAAACAAAAGCAGTAATAATTGGTTCTATATCGGTTAGTTTTTTTTACTTAGCAAGTTAACTATATGAATATCAGTAGTATATATTATTAATTTTAACTTGCTGTACGACGAAAATTAGGTAGTATTACTTACAGCTAAAGAGCCATTACATCGGAATATCTACTTATTACCGACTGGTATCAGCCATACACAACCCCGTCCCGAATGGTGATCGTACGATCGGCAAGTGTAGCCAGAACTTCGTTGTGGGTTACAATAATAAACGTCTGACCAAGCTCGTCGCGCAGGCGAAAAAACAGTTGATGCAGCTCCTCGGCGTTCTGAGAATCAAGGTTTCCGCTGGGCTCGTCGGCAAAAACGATGGCCGGCTCGTTGATAAGTGCCCGCGCCACGGCCGTACGCTGCTGCTCACCGCCCGACATCTGGGAGGGAAAGTGGTTCAGCCGGTGGGCCAGGTTCAACGTTGTCAGCAGCGATTCGGCCCGCAGGCGAGTAGCCTTTTCGTCGCGCCCGGCGATGAACGCCGGCAGGCATACGTTTTCCAGCGCGGTAAACTCCGGCAACAGGTTATTGAACTGAAACACAAACCCTATCTTCTCGTTGCGGAAGCGGGCCAGATCGCGGTCATTGAGGGCGAAGACGTTTTGCCCGTCGATCTCGAGCGTCCCGGCGTCGGGGCGGTCGAGCGTACCGAGAATTTGCAGCAGGGTTGTTTTACCCGCTCCCGATGCGCCAACGATCGAGACGACTTCGCCCGCGTCGATGCCGAGATTGATACCTTTAAGAACGGGAAGATTACCGTATTGACGGCGCAGATCGGTGGTTTGTAACAGGGGCACCCGGCTTATCGTTTGTGGTTTGCGAGTTATGGTCTGTAGGCTGTTGGCAAAAGATTATTGCGGCCTGGTCCGGCCACAGTGCACAACTACAAACTACAAACCACGAACTACAAACTCATTTATGCTTAACTTGCCGCACAAAAGTACGATTTCCAACACTCCATGTTGCCATTACCATGAATATACACGAGTATCAGGGTAAAGAAATTCTCAAAAAGTACGGCGTCCGCATTCAGGAGGGCATCGTTGCCGAATCGCCCGAGAAAGCCGTTGAAGCGGCCAAGCAGATCATGGCACAGTCGGGCTCAAAGTTCGTCGTCGTGAAATCCCAGATCCACGCGGGTGGTCGCGGTAAAGGCAAGGTTGTCGGTTCAGAACAGCGGGGCGTTGCGCTCGCCAAATCGGTCGACGAGGTGCGCGATATTGCCAAGAACCTGATCGGTAATGTACTGGTCACGCACCAGACCGGCCCGGAAGGCCGGAAGGTGAACAAGGTGCTGGTAGCGCAGGACGTTTTTTACCCCGGTGCTTCGGAACCGAAGGAAATGTACCTGAGTATCCTGCTCGACCGGTCGAAAGCGTGCAACGTAATCATGGCCAGCACCGAAGGCGGTATGGACATTGAAGAAGTAGCCGAGCACTCCCCCGAGAAGATCGTGAAGGAGTGGGTCGATCCAGCCGTTGGTTTACAGCCGTTTCAGGCGCGCAAAGTAGCTTTCGGCCTCGGGCTGGAAGGCGAAGCGTTCAAAGAGATGGTTAAGTTCGTGACGTCGCTTTACAAAGCATACGTTGATTCCGACGCAGCCATGTTCGAAATCAACCCGGTGCTGAAAACGTCGGACAACAAGATTCTGGCCGTCGACGCGAAGGTGAACCTCGACGACAACGCGCTGTACCGCCATCCCGATCTGGCTAACCTGCGCGACATCGCGGAGGAAGATCCGCTTGAAGTTGAAGCCACAGCCAGCGATCTGAACTACGTAAAACTCGACGGTAACGTGGGTTGTATGGTAAATGGTGCCGGTCTGGCAATGGCTACGATGGACATCATCAAGCTGTCGGGTGGCGAACCGGCCAACTTCCTCGACGTGGGGGGTGGTGCCAATGCCAAAACCGTTGAAGCTGGTTTCCGCATTATCCTGAAAGATCCAAACGTTAAGGCCATCCTGATCAACATCTTCGGCGGTATCGTTCGCTGCGACCGCGTCGCTACGGGTGTCGTGGAAGCCTACAAAGCGATTGGCGATATCAAAGTGCCTATCATCGTTCGTTTGCAGGGTACCAACGCCGAAGAAGGCGCGCGTATCATCGACGAGTCGGGCCTGAAAGTTTTCTCGGCAGTGCTGTTGAAAGAAGCCGCCGAAAAAGTGGAGCAGGTGCTGAAAGGTCAGCAGGCTTAATTTTCGCCCATACTTAAAAACGCATCGGCCCGAACTAGGTAGTTCGGGCCGATGCGTTTTTACGAAATCCCCGACGAATCGCCTGTAGCCTACAGATGTTTCATCTGGTACGGCTGGTTGTCGGGCCAGGTTAGTAGTTGCAGGTCGGTGCCGTCGAATACAGCATAGGTTCGGGCCGATACCCATTCGCCAAGGTTGATATAGCGGCTGTTGGCCGTCACGCTCAAATCGAGCGGTAAATGGCGATGCCCGAAGATGTAGTAATCGTGGTGCCGCTGCTGTTCGACTTCGCGGGCATACTGCATGAGCCATTCGCGGTCTTCGCCCAGGAACCGTTCTTCATCTTTTTTCTCGTTGCTGGCCCGGCTACTGCGTGACCATTTATGCGCCAGCCCAATGCCCAGATCTGGGTGGACATACCGAAACAAGCGCCGGGCTAACCGATTCTCAAACACTTTTTTGAGCTGTTTGTAGACGTAATCGCCCGGCCCGAGTCCATCGCCATGCCCGATCAGGAACGCTTTTTCGCCCAGCTGATACTCGCGCGGGGCCCGGTACACCGGAATACCCATTTCATCGGTGAAGTAGCTATTCATCCACATATCGTGGTTGCCGGTGAAGAGCACGATGGGCAGTCCGGCATCGGTAAGTTCGGCCAGTTTACCCTGTAGGCGGGAAAATCCTTTCGGGATACTGTGCTTATATTCAAACCAGAAATCAAACACGTCGCCGACCAGAAAAATGATGGACGCATCGATTTTTACGTGATCGAGCCAGGCAACAACGGCCCGTTCGCGGGCGCGGCTCTGTTCGGGCGTTGGTGTACCCAGGTGGAAGTCGGAAGCGAAATAAGCTTTACGGCCGGGGGGCAGCGGAATGGTCTCAACGTCGGTCATGACAGGCAAAGCTACGGCTTCTAACAGGATGAATAGCACGCGGATACGGCTGAAGCCGCAGAATTAACCGGAATCAGTTGCGATCAACAGCCGTGTCTGCATCGTCTGCGCAGCATTCGTTACAAACATCTTTCCGAAACTGGTGGTATTAGAAAGAACCGTTGTTAATTTTGCGCATCATCATTTTACTATGAAAATCAACTCACTCCTGTACGCACTGCCCGTGTTACTGCTCACGTCCTGCTATGACACGGACACCGATGCATCGACGGGTAATACGGCTGATTACGGCAGCAAAATATTGGCCAAGCAAGTAGCTGGCGTAAACGTTATCAAGTCTGACGTCATCTACGATGAGCCCTGCGCCATTGTCGACGAAGAGCTTTTCCGCAAAACGTTCAACCTTGGTGAAGATGTTAAACTGGAAGACGTTAGTACGGGCAAAGGCTGCGAATACGAGTGGGCTGGTAACAAAGTAATGTTGTCGTTTGGCGGTAAACGCCCTTACCAGTCGATGTTCATCGCTTCGTATCAGTTCGATAAGATGTATCAAGGTAAAGCGAAAGGTGAAGACGACGTTGCCAAAGCCGATACGCTTTCGGGCGCTACGGTTACGGCCACTCCCGGCGAGGCTGCTGGCACACCCCCCGATTCGGCCAAAGGCGAAGCGGATAAAGACCTGCCACAAATCAAACCCGCCGTTGCGCATGGCGAATACGAGCCCGTTAAGAACGTAGGCGACAAAGCTGTGTGGAATGCAGGAGAAGGAGCGCTACACGTCCTGTATATCAACCACATCATCAACATTCAGGTCGAAACAAAAGACAAGAACGAGGTGAAGAAAGAGCGCGCTAAACTGATGGCGGAAGTCCTGATGGAGCGCATTCTGGATAAAGAATATTTCCGGGCGATGGAGAGTCATTAATTTCTATCGTTTGTAAACTGAAAAAGGCCGTCATGCGACGGCCTTTTTCAGTTTACAAACGATAGAAATTAAGTTGTAAAGTTATAGAGTCGTATAGTTGTAGAGTTGCTACCGCCGGATGGCTGACGCGGTAGCAACTCTACAACTATACGACTCTATAACTTTACAACTTCTTAAAGAGGAATTTGCTCGAAAACGACGGCGGGTTGGTCGTTATTCTTGAATGCTTTACGGGGGCGGATGTTCAGCGTCTGGAACAGCTGAAGATCAGCGTCTTCGTCGGGGTTGGGCGTGGTCAGGAGCTTGTCGCCGGCGAAGATCGAGTTGGCGCCAGCCATGAAGCAGAGTGCCTGCTCTTCGGTATTCATCCGGACGCGACCGGCCGACAACCGGACCATCGCTTTCGGCATGATGATACGAGCCGTCGCGATCATCCGTACCATTTCCCAGACCGACACGCGGGGCTGATCTTCCAGCGGGGTACCCTCTACCGGCACCAGCGCGTTGACCGGCACCGACTCCGGGTGCTGCGGGAGTGTCGACAGTGTATGCAACATCCCGATCCGGTCCTGATCGGACTCGCCCATGCCGATGATGCCACCCGAGCAAACCGAGATACCGGCTTTGCGGGCGTGGCCGAGCGTGTCGAGCCGGTCGTCGTAGGTGCGGGTGCTGATGATGTCGCCGTAGTATTCTTCGCTGGTGTCGAGGTTGTGGTTGTAAGCGTACAGTCCCGCGTCTTTCAGCTTCTGCGCCTGACTTTCGGTGAGCATCCCCAGCGTGCAGCACACTTCCAGACCCAGTTCATTGACGCCCTGTACCATGTCGAGCACCTTATCGAAATCGCGGTTGTCGCGCACTTCGCGCCAGGCCGCACCCATGCAGAAGCGCGTACTGCCCGTGTCTTTGGCCCGTTGCGCAGCCGTCAGTACCTCATCGACCTCCATCAGCTTGTGGGTCTTGACGGCGGTGTGGTAGCGGGCGGCCTGCGGACAATAGGCGCAGTCTTCGGGGCAACCACCCGTCTTGACCGACAGCAGCGTACAGACCTGCACTTCCTGCGGGTCGTGGTTTTCGCGGTGTACGGTGGCGGCCCGATAAATCAGGTCCAGAACGGGTGAATTATAGATGTCGGCAATTTCAGCACGGGTCCAGTCGGTACGCAGCATAGTTCAGTTTGCAGTTTGTAGTTCGTGGTTTATTGGTTCGGCGCGCCAGCTAACTACGAACGACACGCGACAAACGACAAACCACTATGACAAATATAGTCGGCCGAGCGGATTTGGCGCGCCGATTAGCTGCACTAGTTGTTTTTGCCGCTGTATCAGCCTGTGACTGACCGATACCAGTTCTGTTTAAAAAGTTGTAGAGTTTGATAGTTGTATGGTTGTAAAGTTGGCTGGCGCCGGATGTACTGGACGCGGTAGCAACTGTCCAACTCTGCAACTATCAAACTCTACAACTTTTCAACTATCCAACTCTATCTATCCGTTGGCGCTAAAGGCTGAGTTTGCCCTGAATACGGCCTTTCGTGGTGGTTTTGATACGGCATAGGTATGTTCCCGACGCGATGTAGAGCGTTGAGCCGTCGTCGCCCCAGGCACAGTTGGCGATCACTTCGCCCGTATCGAGCCGACCGATCAGTTTGCCGGGCTTACCAGCTCCAGCGGGCGCGATAATCAGCAACCCACCGGGGCCGCTTGCCCACAGATTCCCCGCTTTATCGGCCTTCAGGCCGTCCGGCACTTCTTTGTAGCGGAGCCGGGGCAGTTTACTCATGTCGAAATAAACCAGTCCTTTGCCCAGCTTGCCCCCCGCCAGTATGGGATAGGCCATGATGATCGGTTTGGTTGAATCGGACTGGGAAACAAACAGCGTTTTACCATCCATCGACAACGCCAGTCCGTTCGGGTGGGTCATGTCACGGATGAGTAGCGTGGCCGGGCCGCTACCGTCGACCGGGAGTCGGTACACACCGTTTACGGGCTGTTCGCGGGCGGGATCACGATCCTTCTTCGGCAGGCCGTATGAGGGGTCGGAGAAGTAGATGCTACCGTCGGGGTGGACGATCACGTCGTTAGGGCTGTTGTAGCGTTTTCCCTGATAGGTGTCGCTCAGGGTTTCTTTGCCGCCATGACCCACCAATGGCATACGGGCAATGCGCCGGTCGCCGTGATCGCAGACGATCAGCCGCCCCTGCAAATCGACCGACATACCATTGGTGCCGGGCTCTTCGCTGTACGGCAGTCGGCCGGTGTAACCCGTATGTTCGAGGAATTTAGCCGTTCCTGTTGTTGGGGACCAGCTATAGGTAGTTTGCGCTTTAGTGTCGTTGACGAGCAGGTAGCTGCTGTCTCTGGCCCATACCGGCCCTTCCAGATGCCCAAATCCCGACCCGACAACTTCGATGGTCGTGCCGGGGGCAATCAGTTTGTCGAGCTGCGGGTCCATTCTGATGACGGTACCAATGGTGGTGTATTGGGGAGACTGGGCTATCACAGACCCAGCCAGTAAGCTACTGACGATACAGGCAGACAGAAATCGCATAACGTTGAGTTTTCGGTTTGAGATTCGTCGTTCGTGGTTGACCAGTGATGGCAGAACGACAAACTACAAACCGAAAACTCAGCGCAGAATGTTATTGATTCCGATGAAGATTATTTAGCGCCGACCGACTTGTACCACCCAGGCCCATTTTGAAACCTTAGCGCATACGATCGGTTATCTGAGCAGTTTATCCGTCACGCTCAACGCATGAAAACGCAGCTACTAGGTCTGTTTACCCTAATGAGTATCGCATCAACGCAGGCCCAGCCGGGTCAGTCGCAAACCCCGCTCGAAACAGTCGCCGAGTTCGGCAAATTCCAGCCCATCGGTCTTGGCGTTTCCAAGGAGCGCCGAATTTTCGTCACCTTCCCCAAGAAGCCCGAAAACTACAATTACGGCCTGGCCGAAATCGTCAACGGCGAACGGAAACCGTACCCCAATGCCGAATGGAATCAATGGGATTCGCTGAAGCCCAAAGACCGGTTCATGAACGTGCAGGCCCTGTTTGTCGACAATACCAACGCGCTTTGGGTGCTCGATCCCGGTAACCCCGGTGAAGAAGCGACCATTCCTGATGGTGTCAAGCTGATGAAGATCGACCTGGCGAATAACAAAGTCGAACAGATTTACCGGTTCAACGACTTACCCCGCGAACAGACGGCGCTTAACGATGTCCGCATCGACACGGAACATCAGTATGCTTACCTATCGGACCCCAAACGGTCGTCGGTGGTCGTGCTGAACCTGAAAACGGGTAAAAGCCGGACGGTATTGACCGACGACAAATCGACGAAAGCAGAACCGGGCTTCACGCTGCGGCTGGATGGCAAAATTGTGAAAGACAAAACGGGTAAGCCGTTCAGCAGTAACGTCAACGGCATCGCCCTGACCGACGACAATCGGTATTTTTATTACCGCGCCATCAACCAGACTAAGCTATACCGCATCCCGACCGAAGATCTGCGGAACGAATCGCTCAGTCCAGCGCAGTTATCGGCGAAGGTCGAAACGATGGGTGAGGTGGGCGTGTCGCACGGTATGACGTCCGACAAAGCCGGAAACGTGTACTTAACCGATTCACCCAATCAGGCTGTGCGGTATTTTACGCCGAAGCGGGAGCTGAAAACACTCGTCCGCGACGGACGGCTGATCTGGCCCGATAGTTTCGCCGTGGGTTGGGATGGGTACCTATACCTGACCTGCGCGCAGATCAACCGGGGCAAAAAGTACAACGACGGCGAAGACAAAACCGATTACCCATACCGCCTGTACCGGATGAAACTTCCTAACTAGAAGTTGTAAAGTTGGATAGTCGTAGCGTTGTAAAGTTGCTGGCGCGTCCAGTACCTCCGGCGCCAGCAACTTTACAGCGCTACAACTCTCTAACTTTACAATTCAATTTTCCGCTGTGCGCGACCATTTGCGTTAATTTCGGGTTAATCCCGTACCAAGCCACCCCGGCCCGCTGCCGTTGGGTGGCTTCTTATTGGGTTTTATGAAGTATTACTACGCATCAACAGTACTGGTTATTGGTACGCTGACCCTGGCGTCGGCACAAACACCGGCCCCGGATTCCCTTACCCGCTCGCTCGATGATACCTTACAGCTCAACGAGGTGATCGTGCGGGGCTATGCCACCAACCGGCGGCTCTTGGAAACACCCGCATCAATTGGTCTGCTGGGTCGGCGCGAGCTGAATCAGCGGTTCGGCATTCCGACGCTGATCCCGGCGCTCAACACGATACCCGGTGTCCGGGCTGATGAACGGTCGCCGGGGAGTTACCGGCTGGCGATTCGGGGCAGTGCCATTCGCTCACCATTTGGGGTGCGCAACGTGAAGACGTACTGGAACGAGATTCCGCTGACCGACGCGGGTGGCAACACCCCCCTCAACGCCCTCGACGTGCGGGCGCTGGGCCGGGTCGAAATCATCAAAGGCCCATCGGGCAGCCTGTACGGGGCAGGTACGGGTGGTACGCTGCTGTTCAGAGGACTAGCGGTGCCGAGCGGCAAAACGAGCGTCGAACTATCGGGGCTGGCGGGTAGCTACGGCCTGTTTGGCAACAACGTGTCGATTCAGTCGGGTACCGACAATTCGGCGGTGTCGGTTAGTTACAACCATTTGCAGGCCGATGGCTACCGCGATCACACAGCCGCCGTACGCGATAATTTCAATTTGACAGGTTCGTTTGCGGTGTCGGCCAAACGCACGATTTCGGTGCTGGGCCTTTATTCCGACCTGCACTATGAAACACCGGGCGGGCTGAACGAAGCGCAGTACCGGGCCAATCCGCGCGCATCGCGACCAGCCACGGCCACCCTGCCCGGCAGCGCGCAGCAGCAGGCCGGTATCTACCAGAAGTTTGGCTTGCTCGGCGTATCGCAGGAGT is part of the Spirosoma rhododendri genome and encodes:
- a CDS encoding ABC transporter ATP-binding protein, which translates into the protein MPLLQTTDLRRQYGNLPVLKGINLGIDAGEVVSIVGASGAGKTTLLQILGTLDRPDAGTLEIDGQNVFALNDRDLARFRNEKIGFVFQFNNLLPEFTALENVCLPAFIAGRDEKATRLRAESLLTTLNLAHRLNHFPSQMSGGEQQRTAVARALINEPAIVFADEPSGNLDSQNAEELHQLFFRLRDELGQTFIIVTHNEVLATLADRTITIRDGVVYG
- the sucC gene encoding ADP-forming succinate--CoA ligase subunit beta, whose protein sequence is MNIHEYQGKEILKKYGVRIQEGIVAESPEKAVEAAKQIMAQSGSKFVVVKSQIHAGGRGKGKVVGSEQRGVALAKSVDEVRDIAKNLIGNVLVTHQTGPEGRKVNKVLVAQDVFYPGASEPKEMYLSILLDRSKACNVIMASTEGGMDIEEVAEHSPEKIVKEWVDPAVGLQPFQARKVAFGLGLEGEAFKEMVKFVTSLYKAYVDSDAAMFEINPVLKTSDNKILAVDAKVNLDDNALYRHPDLANLRDIAEEDPLEVEATASDLNYVKLDGNVGCMVNGAGLAMATMDIIKLSGGEPANFLDVGGGANAKTVEAGFRIILKDPNVKAILINIFGGIVRCDRVATGVVEAYKAIGDIKVPIIVRLQGTNAEEGARIIDESGLKVFSAVLLKEAAEKVEQVLKGQQA
- a CDS encoding UDP-2,3-diacylglucosamine diphosphatase encodes the protein MTDVETIPLPPGRKAYFASDFHLGTPTPEQSRARERAVVAWLDHVKIDASIIFLVGDVFDFWFEYKHSIPKGFSRLQGKLAELTDAGLPIVLFTGNHDMWMNSYFTDEMGIPVYRAPREYQLGEKAFLIGHGDGLGPGDYVYKQLKKVFENRLARRLFRYVHPDLGIGLAHKWSRSSRASNEKKDEERFLGEDREWLMQYAREVEQQRHHDYYIFGHRHLPLDLSVTANSRYINLGEWVSARTYAVFDGTDLQLLTWPDNQPYQMKHL
- the bioB gene encoding biotin synthase BioB, with the translated sequence MLRTDWTRAEIADIYNSPVLDLIYRAATVHRENHDPQEVQVCTLLSVKTGGCPEDCAYCPQAARYHTAVKTHKLMEVDEVLTAAQRAKDTGSTRFCMGAAWREVRDNRDFDKVLDMVQGVNELGLEVCCTLGMLTESQAQKLKDAGLYAYNHNLDTSEEYYGDIISTRTYDDRLDTLGHARKAGISVCSGGIIGMGESDQDRIGMLHTLSTLPQHPESVPVNALVPVEGTPLEDQPRVSVWEMVRMIATARIIMPKAMVRLSAGRVRMNTEEQALCFMAGANSIFAGDKLLTTPNPDEDADLQLFQTLNIRPRKAFKNNDQPAVVFEQIPL
- a CDS encoding SMP-30/gluconolactonase/LRE family protein — protein: MRFLSACIVSSLLAGSVIAQSPQYTTIGTVIRMDPQLDKLIAPGTTIEVVGSGFGHLEGPVWARDSSYLLVNDTKAQTTYSWSPTTGTAKFLEHTGYTGRLPYSEEPGTNGMSVDLQGRLIVCDHGDRRIARMPLVGHGGKETLSDTYQGKRYNSPNDVIVHPDGSIYFSDPSYGLPKKDRDPAREQPVNGVYRLPVDGSGPATLLIRDMTHPNGLALSMDGKTLFVSQSDSTKPIIMAYPILAGGKLGKGLVYFDMSKLPRLRYKEVPDGLKADKAGNLWASGPGGLLIIAPAGAGKPGKLIGRLDTGEVIANCAWGDDGSTLYIASGTYLCRIKTTTKGRIQGKLSL
- a CDS encoding SMP-30/gluconolactonase/LRE family protein, whose translation is MKTQLLGLFTLMSIASTQAQPGQSQTPLETVAEFGKFQPIGLGVSKERRIFVTFPKKPENYNYGLAEIVNGERKPYPNAEWNQWDSLKPKDRFMNVQALFVDNTNALWVLDPGNPGEEATIPDGVKLMKIDLANNKVEQIYRFNDLPREQTALNDVRIDTEHQYAYLSDPKRSSVVVLNLKTGKSRTVLTDDKSTKAEPGFTLRLDGKIVKDKTGKPFSSNVNGIALTDDNRYFYYRAINQTKLYRIPTEDLRNESLSPAQLSAKVETMGEVGVSHGMTSDKAGNVYLTDSPNQAVRYFTPKRELKTLVRDGRLIWPDSFAVGWDGYLYLTCAQINRGKKYNDGEDKTDYPYRLYRMKLPN